From one Neorhizobium galegae genomic stretch:
- a CDS encoding tripartite tricarboxylate transporter TctB family protein, with translation MPDRLIFPRECHAMLKIRNGRDFVGGVTMIFAGLLFIWFGRNLEVGNSFQMGPGYFPTALSLVLMAIGALIILQSLVVEAERVEPQRPNWKAYFLVILAPVGFGALLSGLGLAPTMFLLIVGVATASRYANWRHSILLGLFLAVCSVLLFTRLLSLPISAFGPWVPFLGDLS, from the coding sequence ATGCCCGACCGGCTCATCTTTCCACGCGAGTGTCATGCCATGTTGAAGATAAGAAATGGCCGCGATTTCGTCGGCGGCGTGACGATGATCTTTGCGGGTCTGCTATTTATCTGGTTCGGTCGCAACCTGGAGGTCGGAAACTCTTTCCAGATGGGGCCGGGCTATTTTCCCACGGCACTCAGCCTGGTTCTGATGGCGATAGGCGCGCTCATCATTCTTCAGTCCCTGGTGGTCGAGGCCGAGAGAGTGGAGCCGCAGAGGCCGAATTGGAAAGCCTATTTTCTCGTCATCCTCGCGCCAGTAGGATTCGGTGCGCTGCTCTCCGGACTGGGGTTGGCGCCGACAATGTTTCTCCTGATCGTCGGCGTCGCGACTGCTAGCCGATACGCCAACTGGCGCCATTCCATCCTCCTCGGCCTGTTCCTGGCGGTCTGCTCGGTCTTGCTGTTCACGCGGCTTTTGTCGCTCCCCATCAGCGCGTTCGGACCGTGGGTCCCTTTTCTCGGCGACCTTTCATAA
- a CDS encoding Bug family tripartite tricarboxylate transporter substrate binding protein yields MYFKRFTTFAAVVAALCATSMQSSRADDYPSKTVTVVVPFAAGGNTDTFGRLVAEQLDKRLGQRFIVENKPGAGGNVGLGDLARSKPDGYTIGMGTVSSNAINQTLYKTLPYDKEKGFAPISLIATLPNVLVVNPDKIKATSVEELIELLKKEPGKHTYASSGVGTSIHLAGELLATKAGIKMTHIPYKGSSQAILDVVAGHVDMMFDNIPTAAQQVKAGKVRALAVTSLEKAALLPEVPTMASIIPGFEATSWHGIFAPPGTPPEIVEKLSKEVQAILAEPAMKAKLEGMGATPVGNTSAEFKAFIDTETVKWAEVIKAANVPPQ; encoded by the coding sequence ATGTACTTCAAGCGTTTCACGACGTTTGCGGCCGTTGTGGCTGCACTATGCGCGACAAGCATGCAGTCGAGCCGCGCCGATGACTATCCATCCAAGACCGTGACGGTGGTCGTGCCGTTCGCCGCGGGCGGGAATACGGATACATTCGGCCGCCTCGTCGCCGAACAGTTGGACAAGAGGCTGGGGCAGCGGTTTATCGTCGAGAACAAGCCCGGTGCGGGCGGGAATGTGGGTCTTGGGGATCTCGCGCGGTCGAAGCCGGATGGCTATACGATCGGCATGGGTACCGTAAGTTCAAACGCCATCAACCAGACGCTTTACAAGACCTTGCCCTACGACAAGGAGAAAGGTTTTGCGCCGATCTCGCTCATCGCGACCTTGCCGAACGTTTTGGTGGTCAATCCGGACAAGATCAAGGCGACCTCCGTCGAGGAGCTTATCGAGCTTCTCAAGAAGGAGCCAGGCAAGCACACTTATGCTTCGTCGGGCGTCGGCACGTCCATACATCTAGCCGGCGAGCTTTTAGCCACCAAGGCAGGCATCAAGATGACCCACATTCCCTACAAGGGAAGCAGCCAGGCCATTCTCGATGTGGTTGCGGGCCATGTTGACATGATGTTCGACAATATTCCGACGGCAGCGCAGCAGGTGAAGGCCGGCAAGGTACGCGCACTCGCGGTGACCAGTCTCGAAAAAGCGGCTCTTCTGCCGGAAGTGCCGACAATGGCGAGCATCATTCCCGGGTTCGAAGCAACGTCGTGGCACGGTATCTTTGCGCCTCCCGGCACGCCGCCGGAAATCGTCGAGAAGCTCAGCAAAGAGGTTCAGGCTATTCTTGCGGAGCCGGCCATGAAGGCAAAGCTGGAAGGCATGGGGGCGACCCCGGTCGGCAACACGTCGGCCGAGTTCAAGGCCTTCATTGACACGGAAACGGTAAAGTGGGCCGAGGTGATCAAGGCCGCCAACGTTCCGCCTCAGTGA